From Immundisolibacter sp., a single genomic window includes:
- the rsmD gene encoding 16S rRNA (guanine(966)-N(2))-methyltransferase RsmD codes for MRALRNEVRIIAGRWRGRRLRFPPAGQIRPTPDRVRETLFNWLQGSLDGARCLDLFSGSGALAFEALSRGADSAVLVDRDPAVATYLREAIATLGAVGAEVQCLGATSFLRGSGRRFDLVFLDPPFGDDALAPLLEALIESQRLAARAWVYIEHAARTDPPPLPPGLAIWRSKRAGEVSYHLLRWEGG; via the coding sequence ATGCGCGCGCTACGCAATGAGGTGCGCATCATCGCCGGGCGCTGGCGCGGGCGACGGCTGCGCTTTCCACCAGCCGGGCAGATCCGGCCCACCCCCGACCGGGTGCGTGAGACCTTGTTCAACTGGCTACAGGGCAGCCTGGACGGCGCGCGTTGCCTGGACCTGTTCAGCGGCAGTGGCGCGCTAGCCTTCGAGGCGCTGTCACGCGGCGCCGACAGCGCCGTCCTGGTAGACCGCGATCCCGCCGTGGCGACCTATCTGCGCGAAGCCATCGCCACGTTGGGCGCCGTCGGCGCCGAGGTGCAGTGCCTGGGGGCGACCAGTTTCCTGCGCGGCAGCGGGCGTCGCTTCGACCTCGTGTTCCTGGACCCGCCGTTCGGGGACGACGCCCTGGCGCCGTTGCTCGAGGCCCTGATTGAAAGCCAACGCCTGGCGGCCAGGGCGTGGGTGTATATCGAGCACGCCGCGCGCACAGACCCGCCGCCATTACCACCGGGTTTGGCCATCTGGCGCAGCAAGCGCGCCGGCGAGGTCAGCTATCATCTGCTGCGCTGGGAGGGTGGCTGA
- the coaD gene encoding pantetheine-phosphate adenylyltransferase translates to MATVVYPGSFDPITNGHVDLIQRAARLFAQVIVGVARNISKQPLFSLDERLQLVSAAIGDLPNVRVMPIDGLLVDFVTGQRAQVILRGLRAVSDFEYEFQLATMNRHLRPEVETIFLTPAEQYAFISSSLVKEVARFGGDVSVFLHPEVAAALRRRITAGA, encoded by the coding sequence ATGGCAACGGTGGTCTATCCGGGATCTTTCGATCCCATCACCAATGGTCATGTCGACCTGATCCAGCGCGCGGCCCGGCTGTTCGCGCAGGTCATCGTCGGTGTCGCCCGCAATATCAGCAAGCAGCCGCTGTTCAGTCTGGACGAGCGGTTGCAGCTCGTGTCGGCGGCCATTGGCGATCTGCCGAACGTGCGCGTCATGCCGATCGACGGCTTGCTGGTGGACTTCGTCACCGGTCAGCGGGCACAGGTCATCCTGCGCGGCCTGCGGGCGGTATCGGACTTCGAATATGAGTTCCAGCTGGCCACCATGAACCGTCATCTACGCCCAGAGGTGGAGACGATTTTCCTGACGCCGGCCGAGCAATACGCGTTTATCTCGTCCAGCCTGGTCAAGGAAGTGGCCCGCTTTGGCGGCGACGTGTCGGTATTTCTGCACCCCGAGGTCGCCGCCGCCCTACGTCGGCGCATTACCGCGGGTGCCTAA